In Flavobacterium sp. 83, the genomic window AACATAGAAGATGGAAGTTACAGGAAAAATTAAAATGATCGATCAAACTAAAGAAGTTGGATCTGGAGGTTTCAAAAAAAGAGATGTAGTTGTTACAACTGACGAGCAGTATCCACAACATATTCTAGTTCAGTTTGTTCAGGATAAATGTGACTTATTGAACGGTTTTCAAGCAGGTGAAGCTGTAAAAATTGATATTAATTTAAGAGGTAGAGAATGGACAAATCCTCAGGGAGAAACTGTTTATTTCAATACAATCCAAGGATGGAGAATAGGAAAGTTACAAGCTGAAGCTCCAGCTGCACAAATGCCTCCTATGCCTGCAGCTGCAGCATTTGCGCCAGCTACAAACTTAAACGAAGAAGAAGCAGACGATTTACCATTTTAATCATTTGATTTTCTATTGATGTATAATCAAACCCGACAGCTATTTTATTAACTGTCGGGTTTTATTTTTTAATAAAGAATGTATTATTTAACTGCAGCATTATCCTTTCCTCCGGTTTCGCAGACTAATTCTTCGGGCATTCTTGCTCTTGGAGGAGATTTGTCGACTGAGCGTCTACAGCTTGCTTATGCGAATGGGATTTTTCCATGGTTTGAAGATGGGGAACCTATTACATGGTGGTCACCTAATCCCAGAATGGTTTTGTTTCTGGATGAATTGATTGTTTCCAAGAGTATGCGTAACATTCTCAATAGGAATATTTTCAAGGTTACGTTTAATCAGAATTTTAGAGAGGTAATCTCTAATTGTCAAAACATAAAACGCGATGGTCAAAATGGAACTTGGATTACCAATGATATGATTGAAGCCTATTGCAAATTGAACGAATTAGGTATTGCTAAATCAGTAGAAGTCTGGCAAGATGAGGTTTTGGTTGGTGGTTTGTATGGTGTCGATTTAGGTCATGTTTTTTGTGGTGAAAGTATGTTTTCTACAGTTTCTAATGCTTCAAAAGTAGCCTTTATTACTTTGGTAAAACAATTGAAAACAGCCAATTATAAATTGCTAGATTGTCAGGTTTATAATCCTCATCTCGAAAGTTTAGGCTGTAGGGAAATTGACAGAAACGAATTCATTAGTATTTTGAATGTTTCTAAAAAGTAAGTTTGGATATCTTTCTTTGATTTTTGATTTTGAAAAATAAGTGTTTTTGTAGCCAACTAAATTTTAATATATAATGGATAATATTCTTTTTATTAGCGAAATCTACATCTATCCCATTAAAAGTTTAGGAGGAATTAGCTGTCAAAGTGCCAAGGCCGAAGAAATGGGTTTTGAAAATGACAGACGATGGATGTTGATTGATGAAAATAATCAATTTATAAGTCAAAGAGAGCATCCTATTCTCAGTCAATTTCAGCCTCAAATTTTAGAAGATACAATTGAGATCACGTATCAAGGTAAAAAGCATACTTTTTTTATTAACGAAAGTCTAAATAGTCCAATTTCAGTGCCTGTTTGGGATGATCAAAGCGAAGTTTTCGAAGTTAATAAAACGACCTCCGATTGGTTTAGTGAATGTCTTAGTTTTACTTGTAAATTGGTAAAAATCCTAGAAGTTGGAGATCGAAAACATAAAAGTACGGCATTGAATGTTACTTTTAATGTTAGTCTAGCCGATGGTTACCCCTATTTATTAGTAGGGAGCGAAAGTTTAGATCATTTAAATGAAAAATTAAAAGATAAAATTACTATTGCTAGATTTAGACCCAATATTGTTATTAATAGTAGCATTGCTCATGAAGAGGATCATTTTGGTATTATAAAAATAGGCAATGTTACCTTCCAAAATGTAAAACCTTGCGGCAGATGCATAATGGTTAATAATGATCCATTGAAAAGTATTGTATTAAAAGAACCGCTAAAGACATTAAGTAAATACCGAAAAGTGGATAATAGTGTTCTTTTTGGGACTAATTTAGTCTGCGTTGAAAAAGGGATTGTTAGCGTAGGGGATGTTTTGAGTTTTTAGAATTTAAGTTTATTGAAACTCCAATTCAAGCTATCAAAAAGTACTAATTCATTTTCTAAAGTCGGTAAATCCATAATCAGTTTCAAAGTTTCATTCGCCATCATTGTGCCGATAATTCCCGGAAGCGTACCTAATACGCCATTCAAATTACAATTGGGAACGTCTTTTGGATTTGGAGGTTCAGGGAACAAATCCCGAAGATTCTTACTTCCGTTATGATTGAAAACCGCCATTTGTCCCTCAAATTTCAATATGCTGCCATAGATTAATGGTTTTCCTAACGTTACGCAAATATCATTTACTAAATAGCGTGTAGCAAAATTATCACAACCGTCAACAACCACATCAAAGGCTTTAATAATTTGTGCGGCGTTTTCCATTGTTAATTTTTCTTCAAAGGCGATAACAGCAATCAATGGATTTAAAGTTTCTAAAACTGATTTTGCCGTAATTGATTTTGATTGACCAACATGTTTCTCAGTATATAATATTTGCCGGTGCAGGTTGTGCAATTCTATTGTGTCAAAATCTACAATTCCTATGGTTCCTACTCCAGCCGTTGCTATATATTGTAAAATAGGACAACCCAGTCCGCCTGCACCAATTACCAAAACGCTAGCTTTCTTGAGTTTTTCTTGTCCCGAATCACCTATCTCGGGCAATATCATTTGTCTGTTATATCGTAAAAAGTCTTGAATAATACTCATATTTATTAAGCTTAAAGTTGAAAAGTCATAAAGTTGAAAGTCAAAATTATTTTAAATCCTTTGACTTTCGACATTCGGCTTTTGACTGAAGGTTTTATCCCAATCTTTCCAAACGGGTTCGTATCCTCTACTGGAAATTACTTTTGCAATTTCCCAAGCTGAACGCTCATCACTGATTTCAAATTGCTCCAAGGATTGCGGATCCACAACATAGCCTCCAGGATTGGTTTTAGAACCGGCACTCATACTGGTAATCCCAATAGGAATGATATTATCACGAAATTTTTCATTTTCACGGGTTGACATGGAGATTTCTAAATCTTCATTCCACAAACGGTAGGCACAAATGAGTTGGGTTAAATCGGTATCATCCATGATAAAGTTGGGCTCAATAACTCCTTCTGCGGGTCTTAATCTAGGGAAAGAAACTGCATACTTAGTTTGCCAATACGTTTTTTGCAAATAATCTAAATGCAAGGCGTTGAAAAAACTGTCCGTACGCCAATCTTCCAATCCTAATAAAACACCCAATCCAATTTTATGAATACCTGCAGTTCCTACTCGATCCGGTGTTTCCAAACGATAATCGAAATTGGATTTTTTCCCTTTTGTATGGTATTGTTTATAAACATCACGATGATACGTTTCCTGATATACTAAAATTGAATAGACACCAGCATCATGTAATTGCTCGTATTCTTCTGTTGATAAAGGCTGCACTTCGGCTGAAATGGTGGAAAAGTCATTTTTTATTTGTGTAATTGCCTTTAGAAAATAATGAATGTTTACCGTATAATTGGCTTCGCCGGTAACCAACAAAACATGATCAAATCCCGCTTTTTTTAAGACCTCAATTTCTAACGTAATTTCACTTTCAGTGAGTGTTTTTCGTTTTATTTTGTTATCCAAACTAAAACCACAATAGGTGCAAATGTTCTGACATTCGTTACTTAAATACAAAGGAGCATACATCTGAATCGTTTTGCCGAATCTTTTTTTAGTTAATTCATGTGCCAGTTGCGCCATTTGCTCTAAATAGGGCTTAGCAGCAGGTGAAATTAATGCCAGAAAATCATCGAGACTGCGTTTGTTTTTGGCTAATGCATATTCGACCTGTAGTGAATTAGTGCTGTATATTTTGGTTTTAATAGTGTCCCAATTATAATTATCAAAAACTGATTTGAATGTGTTCATTGTTTAGTTGGTTATTTAATAATCGTCATTTGATTGTCATGTTTAGCTTTTTCTTCCTTTCAGGGACGATTATTCATATAAAAATGCTGTCAAAGGACTCGAAGCCACTGCTCGATTTACTTTTTGTGCTAATTGCGCTTCGTATGCTTTTCGACCAGCGACTACAGCTTCTCTGAAAGCTTCTGCCATCAGTATTGGATTTCCTGCCACAGCAATTGCAGTATTTACTAAAACCGCATCAGCTCCAAGTTCCATTGCTTTTGCTGCATCAGATGGCGCGCCAATTCCGGCATCAATAATTACAGGAACTCTACTTTGTTCGATAATGATTTCTAAAAAATCAATGGTTTTTAATCCTTTGTTGCTGCCTATCGGCGAGCCCAAAGGCATTACCGCTGAAGTTCCGGCGTCTTCCAAACGTTTGCACAAAACGGGGTCCGCATGAATGTAAGGCAAAACGATAAATCCTAACTTGGCCAATTCTTCTGTGGCTTTTAAGGTTTCGATAGGATCAGGTAATAAAAATCTTGGATCGGGATGAATTTCCAGTTTCAGCCAATTGGTTTCTAATGCTTCCCTGGCTAATTGTGCTGCAAAAATGGCTTCTTTAGCATTTCTTGCACCCGAAGTATTGGGTAATAAATTAATTCTTGGGTGTTTGAGATGTGCTAAAATAGCATCGGTTTCGGTTTCTAAATCGACACGTTTCAGTGCCACGGTAACTAATTCGCTCCCAGACGCCAAAATGGCTTCTTCCATTTGTTGGTTGGAACCGAATTTCCCTGTGCCTAAAAACAAGCGGGATTCGAAGGTTTTGTCTCCTATTTTATATAATGAAGTTGCCATGTAATTTTTCGTTAAGTTCAGTAATGAGTTTGTTTTTTTGGTCACTTTTGGTAATGATTCCAGAAACCGCAATACCATGAATTCCAGTTTCCATTAGACTTTCTACATTTTCCAATGTAATACCGCCAATGGCATAGATGGGAATTTCAATTTGCTTCTCTTTCAGTTTGCTAATTATGGATTCGTAGCCCTCAAGTCCCAGAATCGGACTTAAATTATTTTTGGTTTTTGTATATTGAAAAGGACCTAAACCAATGTAATCACAACCATTATTTACTTGACGGATTATGTCTTCAACCGTATTTGCAGTTGCTCCAATGATTTTGGTTTTGCCCAAAATTTCTCTTGCTTCTGCAACTCCCATATCCGAAAGTCCAAGATGAACACCGTCGGCAGCAAATTGTTTGGCTAAATCTACATTGTCGTTGATGATGAAATTGGCGAGGTATTCTTCACACAAAAATTTTATGGCTTCCGCCAAAGCAAATGTTTTTTTCGGTTTCTGGTACTTGAATCGCATTTGAATCCAGTCGCAGCCATTGTCCAAAGCTTGATGGATGTTGTATAATTGTTCTTTGACTGTGGTTCCTTGCGAAATGTATTGTAATTGGTTATACATGATGATATCCTAATTTAGTTTGGTTAGATTGTAAATAGGTTTCTGTATACTTTTTAGCGTTGCTGCATGCTGTTTTTAGGTCTTGTCCCAAGGCTAAATTGGCTGTAATAGCGGATGATAGTACACAGCCGGAGCCATGCTTTTCGAAAACTAAAGTGTTATTTGGCGTAAGCCTGAAGATTTCAATTCCGGTATATAAATAATCAATACCTACTGCAAATGGATTATGACCTCCTTTAAGTAAAGTGGAACAGTATTTTGACAGTTCAAGTGCAATTAAAACAGGATTATTTTCTCCCGTTGACAATTGTAGAATCTCATTGTAATTGGGTGTTATTAAATCTATTTTTTTTAAGATTTCTATCAAAATATATTGGTTCTCGATGGTTGTAAAATTGAATTCGCTACTGGACTTCAAAACCGTATCCCAAATTATTTTTGTTTTTGGCGAAAGCTTTTTTATAAGTGAAACAATTTCTTTTAAATAATCCAATGAAGGAATAATTCCAATTTTTACAGCTTTGATAGAATAGTTGTCGAACAATTTTTCCATTGATTTCAAAACAAAATCTAAGTCAGTCCATTGCATTTCGAAGAATTCATTTTCAGTTTGAATGGTATTACCGGTATTCACTGCAAATCCATAGACATGATGTTGCTCGAATGTTTTCGCATCTGCCAAAATTCCTGCACCACCAGAAGGATCAAAACCTGCAATTGTTAATACGAAAGGGCGATTTGTTGACATAGTTTGTAATTTTCTATTGGGTTGTTGCTGTTCCAAATGATGCCTAAAAGCGCCACATCATCAAAACCATATCCTAATGCAGTTTTGATTCTCTCAGATGTAATTCCTCCTAGCGCAATCAATGTTGTTATGTTATTCTTTCTTTGTTCCAATTCTTTTTTAAAATCAAGATTCGAAATGTAATTTGGTTTAGAAATACTTTCGAAAACGGGTCCAAAAAACGCATAATCGAAAACATCAGATAATTTTTCAAAATCAACCATTTTGTGAAGGGAAGTAGAGAGTGTAAATTTTTTTTCTTTCCATTTTTTTAAACGTTCTTCAGATGTTTCGGTTCTCATTTTTTCTGTAAAATGAATGCGATTAATTCCAATTGCTTCTGCTAATTGATGATGGCTGTGTAAAACTAAATTTCGTCTATGATCTGATTTTATTTCCGATAAGAAAGCTTTCATTTCGGCTGTAGAAAAATCGGGTTTACGAACATGAAATAACTCCATCCCATTCTCGAAAAGATCATGTATAGTGCTGATTTCATTCTTTATAAAAGTGGGATTGGAAATAACTATCATTTATTTAGCTATAAATTTCTTTTCCACTTTCTACAAATTCTTGTGATTTCTCTTGCATCCCTTTTTCGGCTTCGGCAACATCACGTATTTCTTGTGAAATTTTCATAGAGCAGAATTTTGGTCCGCACATTGAGCAAAAATGAGCCACTTTTGCACCATCTGCTGGTAAGGTTTCATCATGAAATTCACGAGCAGTATCTGGGTCCAATGACAAGTTGAATTGGTCTTCCCAACGGAATTCAAATCGTGCTTTGCTCAATGCATTGTCACGGTATTGTGATCCTGGATGACCTTTGGCCAAATCAGCTGCATGTGCGGAAATCTTATAAGTAATAACACCATCTTTAACGTCTTTTTTGTTGGGTAAGCCAAGGTGTTCTTTTGGTGTTACATAGCATAACATTGCGCAGCCGTACCAACCAATCATCGCTGCACCAATAGCAGAAGTGATGTGATCATAACCTGGAGCGATATCTGTTGTTAATGGTCCTAAAGTATAAAAAGGAGCTTCGTCACAATGTTCTAATTGTTTGTCCATGTTTTCTTTAATCATGTGCATTGGTACGTGACCGGGTCCTTCAATAAATACCTGAACGTCATGTTTCCATGCTATTTTTGTCAGTTCTCCAAGTGTTTCCAATTCGGCGAATTGTGCGGCGTCATTTGCGTCGGCAATAGAACCGGGACGTAAACCATCTCCTAATGAGAAAGCTACATCATACTGTTTCATGATTTCGCAAATCTCCTCGAAATGAGTATAAAGAAAGTTTTCTTTGTGGTGAAACAGACACCATTTTGCCATAATAGAACCACCGCGGGAAACAATTCCGGTAACGCGGTTGGCTGTTAAATGGATGTAACGCAATAAAACGCCGGCATGAATAGTGAAATAAGACACACCTTGTTCGGCTTGTTCTATTAAAGTATCGCGGAATACTCCCCAAGTTAAATCTTCGGCAACGCCATTAACTTTTTCCAAAGCTTGGTAAATAGGAACCGTTCCAATAGGTACTGGAGAATTTCTAATAATCCATTCTCTGGTTTCGTGAATATTTTTACCTGTTGACAAGTCCATAATCGTGTCAGCTCCCCAACGGCAAGCCCAAACTGCCTTTTCTACTTCTTCTTCTATTGTTGAGGTCACGGCACTGTTACCAATGTTTGCATTGATTTTTACCAAGAAATTACGGCCTACAATCATAGGTTCACTTTCGGGATGGTTGATGTTATTTGGAATAATAGCACGACCTCTAGCCACTTCGCTACGAACAAATTCAGGTGTGATTTTAGATTTTGGGGTATTAGCTCCAAAACTTTGACCAGCGTGTTGGCATTGCATTGTCTTAGTTTGTTCATTTATTAGTTCTAAGCGTTGGTTTTCACGAATGGCGATGTATTCCATTTCGGGAGTAATGATCCCTTGTTTTGCATAGTACAATTGGGACACATTGGCTCCTTTTTTGGCACGCATGGGTTTGTGTAAATATTCAAAACGCAATTCATTTAGTCTTTCGTCATTCAAGCGCTTTTTTCCATACTCAGATGAGATTTCGGTTAACTCTTCGACGTCATTACGATCCAGAATCCATTGTTCGCGAATGCGCGGCAATCCTTTTCTAATGTCAATTTCGATATTTGGGTCCGTAAATGGGCCCGAAGTATCGTAAACGGTTACTGGAGGGTTTTTTTCTATTCTGCCATTTGACATTTTAGTGTCTGCCAATGCAATTTCACGCATCGCTACTTTTATGGGATGAATAGTTCCGTCTACGTAAATTTTTGTCGAATTTGGAAAAGGAGTTCTTGAGATTTTTTCTTCGTTATTCATTTGTTTGAAGTTTAATATTTTAGGGATTTTCGTCTTCTGCTAGGGATAGTAATGGAAAGCCCGTAAAGAGGAAAGCCTAATAAAATAAGGATTGGTGAAGCGACCGTAAGGAAGCTTTGACTAAGACTCTATTTTATAGGTTTGCAACTGCGGACTTGAAGTGGATAGCCCGCCCGAGCAGCCAAACTATCCTCCTTGAGTTGCAGAAATGATAATAATGTCGTCGGTTTCTTGTATGAGATGGGAATTCCAGTTGGATTTTGGAATCACGGTATTGTTAATGGCTATGGCAATTCCACTTTGTTTTATGGGAATTTCCAAGTCAAGTAATGCTTGAACAGTTAGACTGTCAGATGCAAATTGTTTTGTTTGATTGTTGATTTTGAGCTCCATTCCTTTTGAATTTAGTATACAGTTATACTTTAGGAATGGCTACAATGGCGCATAAATATGCGCAGAAGTCATCTTACTTTTCCCTACGCTAGTATGAACTAGATCAGGTTCAGAGGGTAATTCTCAGCCTACAATGTTGTAGACACCCCTAAAGTGTGGAGCAAAAATAGGATATTATTTAATACGTAATTCTTAAATTTTGAAAAAAAATAAAACTTTTCGAACTTTTTTTGTTATTGATTTTGAAAAAGTTACTGTTTTTTCCAGCAATCTTCTATGTGATC contains:
- a CDS encoding thiamine phosphate synthase — its product is MYNQLQYISQGTTVKEQLYNIHQALDNGCDWIQMRFKYQKPKKTFALAEAIKFLCEEYLANFIINDNVDLAKQFAADGVHLGLSDMGVAEAREILGKTKIIGATANTVEDIIRQVNNGCDYIGLGPFQYTKTKNNLSPILGLEGYESIISKLKEKQIEIPIYAIGGITLENVESLMETGIHGIAVSGIITKSDQKNKLITELNEKLHGNFII
- a CDS encoding DUF3127 domain-containing protein, which codes for MEVTGKIKMIDQTKEVGSGGFKKRDVVVTTDEQYPQHILVQFVQDKCDLLNGFQAGEAVKIDINLRGREWTNPQGETVYFNTIQGWRIGKLQAEAPAAQMPPMPAAAAFAPATNLNEEEADDLPF
- the thiC gene encoding phosphomethylpyrimidine synthase ThiC, which codes for MNNEEKISRTPFPNSTKIYVDGTIHPIKVAMREIALADTKMSNGRIEKNPPVTVYDTSGPFTDPNIEIDIRKGLPRIREQWILDRNDVEELTEISSEYGKKRLNDERLNELRFEYLHKPMRAKKGANVSQLYYAKQGIITPEMEYIAIRENQRLELINEQTKTMQCQHAGQSFGANTPKSKITPEFVRSEVARGRAIIPNNINHPESEPMIVGRNFLVKINANIGNSAVTSTIEEEVEKAVWACRWGADTIMDLSTGKNIHETREWIIRNSPVPIGTVPIYQALEKVNGVAEDLTWGVFRDTLIEQAEQGVSYFTIHAGVLLRYIHLTANRVTGIVSRGGSIMAKWCLFHHKENFLYTHFEEICEIMKQYDVAFSLGDGLRPGSIADANDAAQFAELETLGELTKIAWKHDVQVFIEGPGHVPMHMIKENMDKQLEHCDEAPFYTLGPLTTDIAPGYDHITSAIGAAMIGWYGCAMLCYVTPKEHLGLPNKKDVKDGVITYKISAHAADLAKGHPGSQYRDNALSKARFEFRWEDQFNLSLDPDTAREFHDETLPADGAKVAHFCSMCGPKFCSMKISQEIRDVAEAEKGMQEKSQEFVESGKEIYS
- the thiH gene encoding 2-iminoacetate synthase ThiH, whose amino-acid sequence is MNTFKSVFDNYNWDTIKTKIYSTNSLQVEYALAKNKRSLDDFLALISPAAKPYLEQMAQLAHELTKKRFGKTIQMYAPLYLSNECQNICTYCGFSLDNKIKRKTLTESEITLEIEVLKKAGFDHVLLVTGEANYTVNIHYFLKAITQIKNDFSTISAEVQPLSTEEYEQLHDAGVYSILVYQETYHRDVYKQYHTKGKKSNFDYRLETPDRVGTAGIHKIGLGVLLGLEDWRTDSFFNALHLDYLQKTYWQTKYAVSFPRLRPAEGVIEPNFIMDDTDLTQLICAYRLWNEDLEISMSTRENEKFRDNIIPIGITSMSAGSKTNPGGYVVDPQSLEQFEISDERSAWEIAKVISSRGYEPVWKDWDKTFSQKPNVESQRI
- a CDS encoding MOSC domain-containing protein, which produces MDNILFISEIYIYPIKSLGGISCQSAKAEEMGFENDRRWMLIDENNQFISQREHPILSQFQPQILEDTIEITYQGKKHTFFINESLNSPISVPVWDDQSEVFEVNKTTSDWFSECLSFTCKLVKILEVGDRKHKSTALNVTFNVSLADGYPYLLVGSESLDHLNEKLKDKITIARFRPNIVINSSIAHEEDHFGIIKIGNVTFQNVKPCGRCIMVNNDPLKSIVLKEPLKTLSKYRKVDNSVLFGTNLVCVEKGIVSVGDVLSF
- a CDS encoding HesA/MoeB/ThiF family protein, with product MSIIQDFLRYNRQMILPEIGDSGQEKLKKASVLVIGAGGLGCPILQYIATAGVGTIGIVDFDTIELHNLHRQILYTEKHVGQSKSITAKSVLETLNPLIAVIAFEEKLTMENAAQIIKAFDVVVDGCDNFATRYLVNDICVTLGKPLIYGSILKFEGQMAVFNHNGSKNLRDLFPEPPNPKDVPNCNLNGVLGTLPGIIGTMMANETLKLIMDLPTLENELVLFDSLNWSFNKLKF
- a CDS encoding thiamine phosphate synthase, producing MIVISNPTFIKNEISTIHDLFENGMELFHVRKPDFSTAEMKAFLSEIKSDHRRNLVLHSHHQLAEAIGINRIHFTEKMRTETSEERLKKWKEKKFTLSTSLHKMVDFEKLSDVFDYAFFGPVFESISKPNYISNLDFKKELEQRKNNITTLIALGGITSERIKTALGYGFDDVALLGIIWNSNNPIENYKLCQQIALSY
- the aat gene encoding leucyl/phenylalanyl-tRNA--protein transferase; translation: MYYLTAALSFPPVSQTNSSGILALGGDLSTERLQLAYANGIFPWFEDGEPITWWSPNPRMVLFLDELIVSKSMRNILNRNIFKVTFNQNFREVISNCQNIKRDGQNGTWITNDMIEAYCKLNELGIAKSVEVWQDEVLVGGLYGVDLGHVFCGESMFSTVSNASKVAFITLVKQLKTANYKLLDCQVYNPHLESLGCREIDRNEFISILNVSKK
- the thiS gene encoding sulfur carrier protein ThiS codes for the protein MELKINNQTKQFASDSLTVQALLDLEIPIKQSGIAIAINNTVIPKSNWNSHLIQETDDIIIISATQGG
- a CDS encoding thiazole synthase, with protein sequence MATSLYKIGDKTFESRLFLGTGKFGSNQQMEEAILASGSELVTVALKRVDLETETDAILAHLKHPRINLLPNTSGARNAKEAIFAAQLAREALETNWLKLEIHPDPRFLLPDPIETLKATEELAKLGFIVLPYIHADPVLCKRLEDAGTSAVMPLGSPIGSNKGLKTIDFLEIIIEQSRVPVIIDAGIGAPSDAAKAMELGADAVLVNTAIAVAGNPILMAEAFREAVVAGRKAYEAQLAQKVNRAVASSPLTAFLYE
- a CDS encoding hydroxymethylpyrimidine/phosphomethylpyrimidine kinase, which translates into the protein MSTNRPFVLTIAGFDPSGGAGILADAKTFEQHHVYGFAVNTGNTIQTENEFFEMQWTDLDFVLKSMEKLFDNYSIKAVKIGIIPSLDYLKEIVSLIKKLSPKTKIIWDTVLKSSSEFNFTTIENQYILIEILKKIDLITPNYNEILQLSTGENNPVLIALELSKYCSTLLKGGHNPFAVGIDYLYTGIEIFRLTPNNTLVFEKHGSGCVLSSAITANLALGQDLKTACSNAKKYTETYLQSNQTKLGYHHV